In Nocardioides cavernae, a single genomic region encodes these proteins:
- a CDS encoding TraR/DksA family transcriptional regulator has product MTKAAPTPAKKAAPAKKVRKATPATLVVLDGEDPWTRSELNEVVKELKEHRDRLAAIVGESEQELAGLMRDAGDGAGHDQADVGATSFERDHELTVLARERETLAQIERALAHIEDGSYGVCDSCGNPVGKNRLMAVPHATLCMSCKQREERR; this is encoded by the coding sequence GTGACGAAGGCCGCTCCGACGCCTGCCAAGAAGGCCGCGCCGGCGAAGAAGGTACGCAAGGCCACCCCCGCCACCCTCGTGGTGCTCGACGGCGAGGACCCGTGGACCAGGAGCGAGCTCAACGAGGTCGTGAAGGAGCTCAAGGAGCACCGCGACCGACTCGCCGCCATCGTGGGTGAGTCCGAGCAGGAGCTGGCGGGCCTCATGCGCGACGCCGGCGACGGCGCCGGTCACGACCAGGCCGACGTCGGCGCGACCAGCTTCGAGCGCGACCACGAGCTGACCGTCCTGGCGCGCGAGCGGGAGACCCTGGCGCAGATCGAGCGCGCCCTGGCCCACATCGAGGACGGCTCCTACGGCGTCTGCGACTCCTGCGGCAACCCCGTGGGCAAGAATCGGTTGATGGCGGTGCCGCATGCCACACTGTGCATGTCATGCAAGCAGCGCGAGGAGCGTCGCTGA
- a CDS encoding YggS family pyridoxal phosphate-dependent enzyme has product MTARADVLAANLDVVRRRIAAACAEAGRPEDDVSLVVVTKFFPASDVRLLADLGVTDVGENRHQEAEDKAAECADLGLRWHFIGGLQSNKAAAVAAYADVVESVDRAKLVAPLSRGAHSRGHPRSPEVDVLLQVSLDPPGAGNRSGADPADLADLARRVEEAGMLRLRGLMAVAPLGEDPDVAFARLADVRESFVRDHPEATTLSAGMSGDLEAAVRRGATHVRVGSAVLGERPTFQ; this is encoded by the coding sequence ATGACCGCGCGCGCAGACGTGCTCGCCGCCAACCTCGACGTCGTACGCCGTCGCATCGCCGCGGCCTGCGCCGAGGCGGGGCGGCCCGAGGACGACGTGTCCCTCGTCGTCGTCACCAAGTTCTTTCCCGCCTCCGACGTCCGCCTGCTCGCCGACCTCGGTGTCACCGACGTGGGGGAGAACCGCCACCAGGAGGCCGAGGACAAGGCCGCCGAGTGCGCCGATCTCGGCCTGCGGTGGCACTTCATCGGCGGGCTCCAGTCCAACAAGGCCGCGGCGGTCGCGGCCTACGCCGACGTCGTCGAGTCGGTCGACCGCGCCAAGCTCGTCGCCCCGCTCTCGCGGGGCGCCCACTCCCGCGGCCACCCCAGGTCCCCGGAGGTCGACGTCCTGCTCCAGGTCAGCCTCGATCCACCGGGGGCCGGCAACCGGTCGGGTGCGGACCCCGCCGACCTCGCCGACCTGGCGCGTCGCGTGGAGGAGGCCGGCATGCTCCGGCTGCGTGGCCTGATGGCCGTCGCGCCGCTCGGGGAGGACCCCGATGTCGCCTTCGCCCGGCTCGCGGACGTCCGCGAGTCGTTCGTCCGCGACCACCCGGAGGCCACCACGCTGTCCGCAGGGATGAGCGGCGACCTCGAGGCGGCCGTCCGGCGCGGTGCGACACACGTGCGTGTCGGCTCCGCGGTCCTCGGTGAGAGGCCCACGTTCCAGTAA
- a CDS encoding cell division protein SepF translates to MSGAMRKIGEYLGLLEDTGHYDDYDGDAETSTQEAVEQRPVQRERRPAPVSDLAERRRPASVQTGVVAELSRITTLHPRNYNEARLVGENYRDGTPVIMNLSEMDDNDAKRLVDFAAGLIFATRGSIERVTNKVFLLSPPNVAISAEDKERMAEDGFFNQS, encoded by the coding sequence ATGAGCGGCGCGATGCGCAAGATCGGCGAGTACCTCGGCCTGCTCGAGGACACCGGCCACTACGACGACTACGACGGCGACGCCGAGACCTCGACCCAGGAGGCTGTCGAGCAGCGTCCGGTCCAGCGTGAGCGTCGCCCTGCCCCTGTGTCCGACCTTGCCGAGCGCCGTCGTCCGGCCTCGGTCCAGACGGGAGTCGTGGCTGAGTTGAGCCGCATCACCACCCTGCACCCCCGCAACTACAACGAGGCGCGACTCGTCGGTGAGAACTACCGCGACGGCACGCCCGTGATCATGAACCTCAGCGAGATGGACGACAACGACGCCAAGCGTCTGGTCGACTTCGCCGCCGGCCTGATCTTCGCCACCCGGGGCTCCATCGAGCGGGTGACCAACAAGGTCTTCCTGCTCTCCCCGCCCAACGTGGCGATCTCGGCCGAGGACAAGGAGCGGATGGCCGAGGACGGGTTCTTCAACCAGAGCTGA
- a CDS encoding ThuA domain-containing protein, producing the protein MRKPLSLLTTGLAAGALLLTGAGYASAGADSDAAATSAAVTAEPYKVLVVGKTLGFRHSHIDDTTNAVIQLGQEHGFTVDVWDPPIGRSPGQPALSMATTPFTSTEALSQYATIMFASPVDGTNSQNPASPRTLDDAELAAFQGYIHQGGGFVGLHAATDEMHAVPWFSRLTGGSARFRNHPAQQTATMVVESPNHPSTTMLPKQWVRFDEWYNFTANPRADVHVLLTLDESTYNPGNGAMGADHPIAWCHNFEGGRSWYEGAGHVDASYTDPLFLDHLLGGIEWTAGVVEGGGNCVTFPEVEKITADLGEGGNRNAKLSRDVAAYLASAEAAAEAGDHAGAAHILKQAKGKAHGLQDDTIVTKLADLQEWQGGLVGW; encoded by the coding sequence ATGAGGAAACCGCTCAGCCTGCTCACCACCGGCCTCGCCGCCGGCGCCCTGCTCCTGACCGGGGCCGGCTACGCCTCCGCCGGAGCCGATTCAGACGCGGCCGCCACCAGCGCTGCCGTGACCGCCGAGCCCTACAAGGTGCTGGTCGTCGGCAAGACGCTCGGCTTCCGCCACTCCCACATCGACGACACCACCAACGCGGTCATCCAGCTGGGTCAGGAGCACGGCTTCACCGTCGACGTCTGGGACCCGCCGATCGGTCGCTCGCCCGGCCAGCCCGCGCTGTCCATGGCGACGACGCCCTTCACGAGCACCGAGGCGCTGTCGCAGTACGCCACGATCATGTTCGCCTCGCCGGTCGACGGCACCAACAGCCAGAACCCGGCCAGCCCCCGCACCCTCGACGACGCCGAGCTCGCGGCGTTCCAGGGCTACATCCACCAGGGTGGAGGCTTCGTGGGCCTCCACGCCGCCACCGACGAGATGCACGCCGTGCCGTGGTTCAGCCGCCTGACCGGCGGATCTGCCCGCTTCCGCAACCACCCTGCGCAGCAGACCGCGACGATGGTCGTGGAGAGCCCGAACCACCCGTCGACCACCATGCTGCCGAAGCAGTGGGTGCGCTTCGACGAGTGGTACAACTTCACCGCCAACCCGCGGGCCGACGTCCACGTCCTGCTGACCCTCGACGAGTCGACCTACAACCCGGGCAACGGCGCCATGGGCGCCGACCACCCGATCGCCTGGTGCCACAACTTCGAGGGCGGCCGCTCGTGGTACGAGGGCGCCGGCCACGTGGACGCGTCCTACACCGACCCGCTCTTCCTCGACCACCTGCTCGGCGGCATCGAGTGGACCGCGGGCGTCGTCGAGGGTGGCGGCAACTGCGTGACCTTCCCCGAGGTCGAGAAGATCACCGCCGACCTCGGTGAGGGCGGCAACCGCAACGCCAAGCTCAGCCGCGACGTGGCCGCCTACCTGGCGTCCGCGGAGGCAGCCGCCGAGGCCGGCGACCACGCCGGGGCCGCGCACATCCTGAAGCAGGCCAAGGGCAAGGCGCACGGCCTGCAGGACGACACCATCGTCACCAAGCTCGCCGACCTGCAGGAATGGCAGGGAGGCCTCGTCGGCTGGTGA
- a CDS encoding GNAT family N-acetyltransferase, whose protein sequence is MKTELTLRPATTDDLAAVAELHLAARRGAGDSFPPPVHPDHEARAWVAGWDLSTYDVWVAERGGEPVGYARWTSTWLDDLYVHPDHQGHGVGTALFELVASTRPGGFCLWVFESNAPARAFYDRHGCLELERTDGSANEEGAPDVRVAWPGADPLAFLRGLIDETDLVLGDVLARRTALTRAVQAVKPSAERDPVREAEIAERVARVVPELGAERVARIVDVIISESLDASR, encoded by the coding sequence ATGAAGACTGAGCTCACCCTCCGTCCCGCCACGACCGACGACCTCGCGGCCGTCGCCGAGCTCCACCTCGCCGCCCGTCGCGGGGCCGGTGACTCCTTCCCGCCGCCCGTGCACCCCGACCACGAGGCGCGGGCGTGGGTCGCGGGCTGGGACCTGTCGACGTACGACGTCTGGGTGGCCGAGCGCGGCGGAGAGCCGGTCGGCTACGCGCGCTGGACGTCGACCTGGCTCGACGACCTCTACGTCCACCCCGACCACCAGGGCCACGGCGTCGGGACCGCGCTCTTCGAGCTCGTCGCGTCGACCCGCCCGGGCGGCTTCTGCCTGTGGGTCTTCGAGTCCAACGCGCCGGCCCGCGCGTTCTACGACCGGCACGGCTGCCTCGAGCTCGAGCGCACCGACGGCTCGGCCAACGAGGAGGGCGCGCCGGACGTCCGCGTGGCGTGGCCCGGCGCCGACCCGCTGGCCTTCCTGCGCGGCCTGATCGACGAGACGGACCTGGTTCTCGGCGACGTGCTCGCGCGACGTACGGCCCTGACCCGCGCAGTGCAGGCGGTGAAGCCGTCGGCCGAGCGTGATCCCGTGCGCGAGGCGGAGATCGCCGAGCGGGTGGCCCGTGTGGTGCCCGAGCTGGGTGCGGAGCGGGTGGCCCGCATCGTCGACGTCATCATCTCCGAGTCGCTCGACGCCTCTCGCTGA
- a CDS encoding DUF2332 domain-containing protein, which yields MTCITQVNAPVRTARPEGRAAEDDVGVLLYDDLVAEYRDFATYAAGDSPCFEEWALGVAEDEEVVAWLGTLPPVKRQPNLVFAAARWHGAPAPASYDALRAVLLEREPAVRATVMARATQTNEVGRLATLVPVLGLIEGPLSLIEVGASAGLCLFPDRYDYEWSPLGGLRGSGGPLLSALATGEIPVPDAHPHVAWRGGVDLNPLDVVDPDAMAWLENLVWPEQDERRERLRGAVDVARREPPVIRKGDLLDHVADLVDEAAPHGTPVVLHSAVIAYLEEPDRERFHDLMTGLVAEGRCRWISNEGRRVLPRVTGGLEVPSGRFVTALDGTPVAYSHGHGHAIDWR from the coding sequence GTGACCTGCATCACTCAGGTCAACGCCCCCGTCCGGACCGCGAGGCCGGAGGGTCGAGCGGCCGAGGATGATGTCGGGGTGCTGCTCTACGACGACCTGGTGGCCGAGTACCGCGACTTCGCGACCTATGCGGCCGGCGACTCGCCGTGCTTCGAGGAGTGGGCGCTCGGCGTCGCCGAGGACGAGGAGGTCGTGGCCTGGCTGGGCACGCTGCCGCCCGTCAAGCGCCAGCCCAACCTGGTCTTCGCCGCTGCCCGGTGGCACGGTGCCCCCGCGCCGGCGTCGTACGACGCCCTGCGTGCGGTGCTGCTCGAGCGGGAGCCGGCCGTGCGCGCCACCGTCATGGCGCGGGCGACCCAGACCAACGAGGTCGGCCGCCTCGCGACCCTCGTCCCGGTCCTCGGGCTGATCGAGGGACCGCTGTCCCTGATCGAGGTCGGGGCCAGCGCCGGTCTCTGCCTCTTCCCCGACCGCTACGACTACGAGTGGTCACCCCTGGGCGGGCTGCGGGGGAGCGGCGGTCCGCTGCTGAGCGCCCTGGCCACCGGTGAGATTCCCGTCCCCGATGCCCACCCGCACGTCGCTTGGCGGGGTGGTGTCGACCTGAACCCGCTCGACGTTGTGGACCCCGACGCGATGGCGTGGCTGGAGAACCTGGTCTGGCCCGAGCAGGACGAGCGTCGCGAGCGGTTGCGCGGCGCCGTCGACGTCGCCCGCCGGGAGCCGCCCGTGATCCGGAAGGGCGACCTCCTCGACCACGTCGCCGACCTCGTCGACGAGGCGGCACCCCACGGCACGCCGGTCGTCCTCCACTCGGCGGTGATCGCCTACCTCGAGGAGCCGGACCGCGAGAGGTTCCACGACCTGATGACCGGCCTCGTGGCCGAGGGCCGCTGCCGGTGGATCAGCAACGAGGGGAGGCGGGTCCTGCCCCGCGTCACCGGCGGGCTGGAGGTGCCCTCTGGGCGGTTCGTGACCGCGCTCGACGGCACCCCGGTGGCGTACAGCCACGGCCACGGCCACGCGATCGACTGGCGGTGA
- a CDS encoding YggT family protein — translation MQAFGQVLYVILLLFIALLWVRFVVDWVQVFARRWEPRGPLLVALEGVYSATDPPIVALRRVVPPLRIGQVALDLSFLLVMVGAWLLLNVVATIFGL, via the coding sequence GTGCAAGCCTTCGGTCAGGTCCTCTACGTCATCCTGCTGCTCTTCATCGCGCTGCTGTGGGTGCGTTTCGTCGTCGACTGGGTCCAGGTGTTCGCGCGCCGCTGGGAGCCCAGAGGTCCGCTGCTCGTCGCCCTGGAGGGCGTCTACTCCGCCACCGACCCGCCGATCGTGGCGCTGCGTCGCGTCGTGCCGCCGCTGCGGATCGGGCAGGTCGCCCTCGACCTGAGCTTCCTGTTGGTGATGGTGGGAGCATGGCTGCTGCTCAACGTGGTCGCCACCATCTTCGGCCTCTAG
- a CDS encoding RluA family pseudouridine synthase, which yields MTTHAEQRTVLVPDGLAGERVDAAMARMFGLSRTKAADLIAQGLVHVDGAAVGKSDRVDAGAMLDVTIPAERDPLEVKPEIVEGIRIIHDDDAIVVIDKPVGVAVHPSPGWTGPTVVGHLAGAGFRISTSGASERQGIVQRLDVGTSGVMVICKSEHAYSVLKNAFRHRTVDKTYHALVQGHPDPLAGTVDAPIGRHPHHDYKFAVMADGRHSVTHYETLEAHRFASLLEVHLETGRTHQIRVHMSALKHPCVGDLTYGADPTLAKRLGLERQWLHAMRLGFEHPETGDYVTYESTHPDDLAHALDVIRDED from the coding sequence GTGACCACCCACGCCGAGCAGCGCACGGTCCTCGTCCCCGACGGTCTGGCCGGCGAGCGAGTCGACGCCGCGATGGCGCGGATGTTCGGGCTGTCCCGCACCAAGGCCGCCGACCTGATCGCCCAGGGCCTGGTGCACGTCGATGGCGCGGCCGTCGGCAAGAGCGACCGGGTCGACGCCGGTGCGATGCTCGACGTGACGATCCCCGCCGAGCGTGACCCGCTCGAGGTGAAGCCCGAGATCGTGGAGGGCATCCGGATCATCCACGACGACGACGCCATCGTGGTGATCGACAAGCCGGTCGGCGTGGCCGTGCACCCCTCGCCCGGCTGGACCGGTCCGACCGTGGTCGGTCACCTCGCCGGGGCGGGCTTCCGCATCTCCACCAGCGGCGCGAGCGAGCGGCAGGGGATCGTGCAGCGCCTCGACGTCGGCACCAGCGGCGTGATGGTCATCTGCAAGTCCGAGCACGCCTACTCGGTGCTCAAGAACGCCTTCCGGCACCGCACGGTCGACAAGACCTACCACGCGCTCGTCCAGGGCCACCCCGATCCGCTCGCGGGCACCGTCGACGCACCGATCGGCCGCCACCCGCACCACGACTACAAGTTCGCCGTGATGGCGGACGGTCGTCACAGCGTCACCCACTACGAGACGCTCGAGGCGCACCGGTTCGCCAGCCTGCTGGAGGTCCACCTCGAGACCGGGCGCACCCACCAGATCCGCGTGCACATGAGCGCGCTCAAGCACCCCTGCGTGGGCGACCTGACCTACGGGGCCGATCCCACCCTGGCCAAGCGGCTCGGTCTCGAGCGGCAGTGGCTGCACGCCATGCGCCTCGGTTTCGAGCACCCCGAGACCGGCGACTACGTCACCTACGAGTCCACGCACCCCGACGACCTCGCGCACGCGCTCGACGTCATCCGCGATGAAGACTGA
- the lspA gene encoding signal peptidase II, which translates to MQAARGASLNHSDQADQVPSRPRVDARLVFAAVALVAYGLDLASKQWALSELADGDIPVLGDWLTFHLTFNPGAAFSTGTDFTIVFTCLAMVAVVVVLWLSRRIRSTGWALALGLLLGGVAGNLTDRIVREPEAFHGHVVDFLMLPNWPVFNIADMCINIAAGLIILQTFRGIALDGTRDSERGSGREAA; encoded by the coding sequence ATGCAAGCAGCGCGAGGAGCGTCGCTGAACCACAGCGACCAGGCCGATCAGGTCCCGTCCCGACCCCGCGTGGATGCGCGGCTGGTGTTCGCGGCCGTCGCGCTCGTGGCCTACGGGCTCGACCTCGCCAGCAAGCAGTGGGCCCTGTCCGAGCTGGCCGACGGCGACATCCCGGTCCTCGGTGACTGGTTGACCTTCCACCTGACGTTCAACCCCGGTGCGGCGTTCAGCACCGGCACCGACTTCACCATCGTCTTCACCTGCCTGGCGATGGTGGCGGTCGTGGTCGTGCTGTGGCTGAGCCGCCGGATCCGCAGCACCGGCTGGGCGCTGGCTCTCGGCCTGCTGCTGGGTGGCGTGGCCGGCAACCTCACCGACCGCATCGTGCGCGAGCCGGAGGCGTTCCACGGCCACGTCGTCGACTTCCTGATGCTGCCCAACTGGCCGGTCTTCAACATCGCCGACATGTGCATCAACATCGCCGCGGGCCTGATCATCCTCCAGACGTTCCGCGGCATCGCCCTCGACGGCACCCGCGACTCCGAGCGCGGCTCCGGGCGCGAGGCGGCGTGA
- a CDS encoding DivIVA domain-containing protein, producing MPLTPEDVSNKRFTPVRLREGYDMGEVDQFLDEVEAELARLTKENEDLRAKLSAAQSGGASTSAPAPASFAPAAPEPEPEPEPEPEPQRAAPAPVAAAPMETIRVATVPEASNAAARLLEIATRNADELVEDAKNEADRIVGAARTKAERVESESKTKADRMEADARQRSQMLDSETAERRQQMFGDLEKERDKLNSDVETLRQFEREYRSRLKTYFTQQLESLASGSETQAPVDSGNAPKRLRSVLGDDEN from the coding sequence ATGCCGCTGACGCCTGAGGACGTGAGCAACAAGCGCTTTACGCCTGTCCGCCTCCGTGAGGGCTACGACATGGGCGAGGTGGACCAGTTCCTCGACGAGGTCGAGGCCGAGCTCGCCCGGCTCACCAAGGAGAACGAGGACCTGCGGGCCAAGCTGTCGGCCGCGCAGTCGGGTGGTGCGTCGACGTCCGCCCCCGCGCCTGCGTCGTTCGCCCCCGCCGCTCCTGAGCCGGAGCCCGAGCCCGAGCCGGAGCCGGAGCCCCAGCGGGCCGCGCCGGCCCCCGTCGCCGCCGCGCCGATGGAGACGATCCGCGTCGCGACCGTGCCGGAGGCGTCCAACGCCGCCGCCCGTCTCCTCGAGATCGCGACGCGCAACGCCGACGAGCTCGTCGAGGACGCCAAGAACGAGGCCGACCGCATCGTCGGTGCCGCCCGCACCAAGGCCGAGCGGGTCGAGTCCGAGTCCAAGACCAAGGCCGACCGCATGGAGGCCGACGCCCGCCAGCGTTCGCAGATGCTCGACTCCGAGACCGCCGAGCGCCGCCAGCAGATGTTCGGCGACCTGGAGAAGGAGCGCGACAAGCTCAACAGCGACGTCGAGACCCTCCGCCAGTTCGAGCGCGAGTACCGCTCCCGCCTGAAGACCTACTTCACGCAGCAGCTGGAGTCCCTCGCCAGCGGCAGCGAGACGCAGGCTCCCGTCGACAGCGGCAACGCGCCGAAGCGCCTTCGCTCGGTGCTGGGTGACGACGAGAACTGA